In Maridesulfovibrio sp., the genomic stretch AAATCAACCGTAACTTATGCCCGGTTAGATTCATACGCCCGTAAAAGGGGGTGATAACAGCTGTGCTCGCTCCTTTGGCATGTATAGCCGGCGGCAAGGCACCCATGACATCACCAAGACCACCAGTCTTGGAAAAAGGATACATCTCCGAAGTTACATAAAGAACATCATGCACTGGAAGGCTCCATTCTTGTTAGCAGCTTATTAACCGTCAGCACCGACTGCGGCATGTTCATACAGGCGGATTATCTTTGATGAAAAATCGCCGAGAATATCGCGATGATCAAAAACCAGATCAGGAAGATCATCTAACCTGAAAAAACGCGCGCCGCCAGCGTCGTCACCGGCCTGCAAAGCTTCAACGTCCCGGGAAACAGCACTATAAGTGATACTGATCGTATGCTGGCGGTCATCACGGGTAGGCATGGAATAAACTCCAACCAGCCCGGTTAGAACCACATCAAGACCTGTTTCCTCCTTAGCCTCACGCACAGCAGCGTGCTCAAGGGTTTCCCCATAATCCACAAACCCTCCCGGCAACGCCCATCCGAGGGGTGGATTCTTGCGTTCAATGAGTACTACACCATATGAAGGATCATAGATAATAATATCAACAGTAGGGACTGGGTTGCGGTAATGGACAACATCCCCTCCGCAATGGGGACAAGGTTTTGAACCAAGCATTTGCAGCAGCCTTTCGTTACAATTGGAAAATACAATAATCTTATATAGCAATGACAACTGATATTCAGTTTCTACAAATAACTCGAATGAAATTCCATTACAAGGAAATACGAATCTTTTTCTCAAAGTCCATACAAATGCCATAATTCGGTGCAAAATATTTAACCAGCCGACAAGAAGCAGGCATATTCTGGCTTATCACTGCCGGACAGCCGCTTAAGGCCGGACACTCGCCGAAACTCCTTTCAAACCTCCGGTAAAATTCATGTAAAGAAAATGAAAAAGGCCCCGTCGACAATTCCGACGAGGCCCGTTTCAGCATTTTTTTCAGCAAAAGTTTGAAGGTAATTTCTATCTAGCAACCTGCGTGCCAAAAAACAAAACACATAGTATAATCAAATCAAGACATTGATATATTTACACTTTTAACAGCAACAGCTCTAAGTAACACACCAGAGAAACAGTTCAATAAATTTTACCGTATAACTAAATAGCACTTAAAACCGCCCTTTAGGGTTAAATATTTTTTACCGCGACCAGCCGGTACTAAATATATCCAACCCATCTCAAGAGGCTCGAAGTAAAGACTTACAGCCAAACAATATGGACATTGTATAAGGGCGCAAAATGAAAAAGGCCTCGTCGGAATTTCCGACGAGGCCCGTTTCAGCATTTTTTTCAGCAAAAGTTTGAAGGTAATTTCTATCTAGCAACCTACATGCCAAAAAGATTATCACACAGCAAAACCCAATCAAGGTCATGATATATTTGCACTTTTCATAACAACAGCTCTAAGTAACACATCGGCAAAACAGTTCAATAAATTTTACCATATAACTGAATGACGCTTAAAACCGCCCTTTAGGGTTAAATATTTTTTACCGCGACCAACCGGTACCAAATATATCCCACCCATCTCAAGGAGCTTGAAGTAAAGACTTACAGCCAAACAATTTGGACATTGTATAAGGGCGCAAAATGAAAAAGGCCTCGTCGGAATTTCCGACGAGGCCCGTTTCAGCATTTTTTTTCAGCAAAAGTTTGAAGGTATTTTCTATCTAGCAACCTACGTGCCAAAAGAACAAACACACAGTAAAACCCAATTAATACATTGATATATTTATACTTTTAACAACATAAGCTCTAAGTAACACACTGACTAAACAGTTCAATAAATTTTACCGCATAACTAAATCACGCCTAAAACCACCGTTTTGGGTTAAATATTTTTTACCGCGAACAAGCAAAAAAAAGACCTGCTCCCGTTACAGGAGCAGGTCCAAAAATATTTACAGAAAGAATTTAGTCGACCACTACAAATCCGGCACTGACGAGAGCCGACCTTGAGACAACTCCATCACGGTAAACCTTGATCTTATTTCCCCGTAAAGGTTCCACAACTGTTGATGGATCTCCGCCTTTGGGCCCGGGCTGTGCGTCAAAAACACCTTCTACAGCCATGGTCAATTCCTCATCCAGCTCTTCTATTAAGCCGGTAGCAGGTTTACCACTTAAATTCGCACTGGTCGCAATCAGCGGGGAATGCGACTTAAGGCATAGCGATGCTGCCAGAGGATGTTCTGTCCAACGTACTGAGGTGTACCCCCGGGAATCCTTTACTGCGAAGGGAAGCTCCTCACGGGCTTTAACCAGTATTGAGAGCGGTCCGGGCCAAAAATGACGGGTCAATCTAAGAAGCTCAGGTGAAATTGTTTCAGTAACAAGATCAAGCTGTTCAATACTGCCGATAATCAGCGGTAGAGGCTTGGACACCGGACGTCCTTTAATACGCGCAACACGGTTAGCTGCCCTTTCGTCCATAGCATCGGCGCCGACAGCAAAAAGGGTCTCCGTGGGATAGACCAAGACCCCTCCGGTCCTGATGATATTTACAGCTTCCTGCTCACTCATACTTAACACTCCCAATACAATACGGCATACAGAGCGATTATTAATACCAACTTTCAGCCCCATGTCCAGAACCTTTTGCAATGTCGCGAATATCATTATTTAGAAACTACAAACAATCACTTAGAAGCAGCATGACATTATCAGCGCTTTGGCATAAATAAAATGCAATCAGCATATGAATATAGGGAGACAATAGATGGTTGCCGGTACAAAAAATTTCAGCAGACAAAAAATAGATTCATTTCTCTCCGTGATAAAAGATTCAGTTCCATTATGGGTTCTGGGAACCGAAGAACTTTCCCACCAGACAGGTCTTATCAATACCTTCGAATATCTTTCCGGCGCCACGGATCAGCTTTCCGAGGCAAGCGCAGCTCTCTCCCTGCTGGCTTGGCAACAAAATCCCCTAAACCGTTCGGCTGCAAAGCGCTGTCTTGAATTGAACAATTCTTCATTAACAGAC encodes the following:
- a CDS encoding NUDIX hydrolase, whose amino-acid sequence is MLGSKPCPHCGGDVVHYRNPVPTVDIIIYDPSYGVVLIERKNPPLGWALPGGFVDYGETLEHAAVREAKEETGLDVVLTGLVGVYSMPTRDDRQHTISITYSAVSRDVEALQAGDDAGGARFFRLDDLPDLVFDHRDILGDFSSKIIRLYEHAAVGADG
- a CDS encoding L-threonylcarbamoyladenylate synthase; the protein is MSEQEAVNIIRTGGVLVYPTETLFAVGADAMDERAANRVARIKGRPVSKPLPLIIGSIEQLDLVTETISPELLRLTRHFWPGPLSILVKAREELPFAVKDSRGYTSVRWTEHPLAASLCLKSHSPLIATSANLSGKPATGLIEELDEELTMAVEGVFDAQPGPKGGDPSTVVEPLRGNKIKVYRDGVVSRSALVSAGFVVVD